One region of Triticum aestivum cultivar Chinese Spring chromosome 6B, IWGSC CS RefSeq v2.1, whole genome shotgun sequence genomic DNA includes:
- the LOC123138274 gene encoding chaperone protein dnaJ 16, producing MAGRKFGSFKSENKGDSAASAAGAAAQRRDPYEVLGVGRNATEQEIKSAFRRMALKYHPDKNADDPVASEKFQEATFSYNILSDPDKRRQYDSSGFEAIEADSHELELDLSSLNTVNTMFAALFSKLGVPIKTTVSATVLEEALNGSVEIAQLHLGKSICRKVEKQSAHFYSVDITEEEAKLGLVCRVCSTAKSKFKLLYFEPEENGGLSLALQEDSAKTGKVTSAGMFFLGFPVYRFEHNNSAAAAKDPDSAFFKRLDGFQPCEVNELKEGTHYFAVYGDNFFKSATYTLEVVCAEPFSTEKEKLRSVEAKILAKRSELSKFESEYREVLAKFTEMTSRYAQEMQTIDELLNERNAIHASYTNSPTLKRSSSDSKGKTSSKGSKSDGDQSVRKEKKSKSPTTMEASASDEEGPNKKEKKPKERLRRKRWFNIHHLKVDKRRPC from the exons ATGGCGGGCCGCAAATTTGGGTCGTTCAAGTCGGAGAACAAGGGGGACTCGGccgcgtcggcggccggcgccgcggCGCAGAGGAGGGACCCGTACGAGGTGCTGGGGGTGGGGCGCAATGCCACGGAGCAGGAGATCAAGAGCGCCTTCCGCCGCATGGCCCTCAA GTACCATCCAGATAAGAATGCAGACGACCCCGTTGCCTCTGAGAAGTTCCAAGAAGCCACATTCTCTTACAACATCCTCTCAGATCCTGATAAAAGGCGGCAGTATGATTCCTCTGGATTCGAG GCCATCGAAGCAGATAGTCACGAACTAGAGCTGGACCTATCAAGTCTCAACACTGTAAATACAATGTTTGCTGCTCTGTTTAG CAAGCTAGGAGTACCAATCAAAACCACAGTTTCGGCAACAGTTTTAGAGGAGGCATTGAATGGCTCGGTGGAGATTGCTCAGCTTCATCTGGGCAAATCCATATGCAGGAAG GTGGAAAAACAATCAGCTCATTTTTATTCAGTGGACATAACGGAAGAAGAAGCCAAATTGGGGTTAGTGTGTAGAGTTTGTTCGACTGCTAAAAGTAAATTCAAG TTGCTCTATTTTGAACCTGAAGAAAACGGTGGGTTAAGCCTTGCTTTACAG GAAGATAGTGCAAAGACAGGGAAAGTTACTTCTGCTGGGATGTTCTTTCTTGGCTTTCCCGTGTACCGTTTTGAACATAATAATTCA GCTGCTGCTGCAAAAGATCCCGATAGTGCATTCTTTAAGAGATTGGATGGTTTTCAACCATGCGAAGTTAATGAACTGAAAGAAGGGACCCATTATTTTGCCGTTTATG GTGATAATTTCTTCAAAAGTGCAACCTATACCTTAGAGGTTGTATGTGCTGAACCGTTTTCCACCGAAAAGGAGAAGCTACGAAGCGTGGAGGCAAAGATACTTGCAAAACGGTCCGAGCTGTCTAAATTTGAGTCGGAGTATAGAGAG GTTTTAGCAAAGTTCACTGAGATGACCAGCAGATATGCTCAAGAAATGCAAACG ATCGATGAGCTTCTCAACGAAAGGAATGCCATTCATGCATCCTACACCAACAGCCCAACTCTAAAGCGGAGTTCCAGTGACAGCAAAGGGAAAACATCCTCTAAAGGGTCCAAAAGTGATGGTGACCAAAGTGTAAGAAAAGAGAAGAAATCTAAGAGTCCGACGACGATGGAGGCATCAGCGAGCGATGAAGAGGGCcctaataaaaaagaaaagaaacctaaAGAGCGGCTTCGCAGGAAGAGATGGTTCAACATCCATCATTTGAAAGTGGACAAAAGAAGACCCTGCTGA